The sequence GTGCGTCGCTTGGGATCTTGCCTTCTGTTAGCTCGTATAGGCAGTGGAGTGATGCTACTTGCTTGCCGTTATATACGTGATTGGTCTTATAAAATTTAACCAAATTCATTCCACAAACGGCGCAGTACTCCTTGCCCTCGCCATTTCCTACTAGTGTAGCCTTGCTAGGATCCACGCTTTGAAACATCGGTTTCATTTTGACGGCTTGTTCATTTGTAGAAGCACTAAAAAGTATGGTTGCTAGTAGTGCTGAACTCAAGATAGAACGTAAAATCATAATTATCTCCTTTAGTATTTTTTATTTTTATATTTATAAGCTTTAAATGCCACTGGGCTAACTTTATCAAGCATCAATGCTTTCCTAAAATTTCTAAATTCTCGCACGCTTCTTTTAAGCCATTTTTGCAGCTTCTAGTAAAAATTTCACGTGCTTCCTCCACGTCTTCTTTTACGCCTTTACCTTCAGCTAGCATGATAGCGTAATTATTGCAGCCCTTTTCATATCCATATATACACGCTTGCTCATAAAGTTTTGTGGCTTTTGTGAGGTTTTGATCAACGCCTTGTGCATAAACATATAAAAAGCCAAGATTATCACACCCTATGCCAGCTTCGTTTGCGCAAGCCATTTCGTAGTTTACTTTGGCTTTTGCATAGTCTTTCTCGACACCTTCACCCTGCGCGTATAGATAGCCAAGGTTACTACATCCTATGCCGTCCCCTGCTTTGCAAGCCTTTTCATAAAGCTCTTTTGCCTTTTTAATATCCTTTGTCACGCCGGTGCCATTTGCATAAAGCAAGCCTAGCTCCGTGCAACCCTCGTTGTCGCTACATGCTTTTTCATAAAATTTAACTGCTTTTGCTAGGTCTTTTTCCACACCTTTGCCTTTTTCATAGACGTAGCCAAGGTTGCTGCAAGCCATAGAGAAGTTTTGATCACAAGCTTTTTCATAAAGCATTGCTGCCTTTGCTTCGTCCTTTTTGACATTGCCATCACCTCTGCTGTAAAGCACAGCTAGATTGTAGCAGCCTGATGCCTTTTTCTCTTTATCACAAGCATCTTCATAAATTTGTGCTAGCTTATTGTGATCGTCTTTTGCGCTTAAAGCCTCTTTGATATAGCCAGCATTCAATAGTCCCAAACAAGCAAACAATAAAACCAAACTCTTTTTCATCATATCTCCTAAATCTCTTTTATATCCTTACCTCTATAAGCAAAGGCGATTAGTAAAGCCAAGAGCATTAAAAGCAAATAAAGCAAATTTGAAACGCTAAATCCATCGCCATTTGCGTATGAGTGAAGTCCGCTTAGATAGAAATTTACACCAAAATAGGTAAAAATAACTGAACCAAAAGAGAGCACACTAGCTACCAAAAAGGTAAAAATATTTTTTAATCTTGGGATAAATCTTAAATGAAGCACAATGGCATAAATAATTATCGTAATATATGACCAGCTCTCTTTGCTGTCCCAGCCCCAGTATCTACCCCAGCTCTCATTTGCCCAGACGCCGCCAAGAAAATTTCCAATAGTTAGCAAGCTAAGTCCTATGATGAGGCTTAGCTCATCAGTTGCAGCGAGGTATCTTATCTGTTCACTAAGCTTTTGCTCGTTTTTTTGATTTTTTATAGCCATTAAAAGAAGCCCAAGAAGCCCGAGCACAAAGCTAAAGCCCAAAAAGCCGTAGCTTGCCGTGATGACACTTACATGCACGCTAAGCCAAAATGACTTTAAAACTGGGACTAGATTTGTTATTTGTGGATTTATAAAATTTAGATGAGCGACCAGCAAGCTCACACTTGCAAAAAGTGAAGCAGCTCCAAGAGCAAAGTTTTGATGTTTAAAAAATAAAACTCCAGCTAGTACACTTGCAAGCGAGATATAGACTAAGCTCTCATAAGCATCACTCCAAGGTGCATGCCCTGAGATATAAGCACGAAGAGCTAAATTTAACAAATGCACCGCAAAGCCAAAATAAAATGCAAGGCTTAATGCGCTTTCAAATCTAAATTTCTTTCCAGAAAATAGCCTATAAAAACCAAGAGCGAGCGAAACTAGCCCAAGAATCATGTAAAAATATATAAGAAATTTAAAAATTTCCATTTGATTATAAAGCACCTCAAGCTCCACCTTTGCCTCGCTTGGCACAAGAGAGCCTAGAGTGTTTCTTTGATAACTTGAAATTTTCTCCAAACTCCTATCAGCCTCTTTGCACTCACCACTTTTTACGCAAAGGCTTAAATTTTCTATATAAGCGCCTAAAACGCTTTTAAGCTCGCTTGAAATTTCACTTGAGCCAAAGGATTCATTTACGCCTAGCCACGTTAATTTATCGCCATTTTTAGCTGGTATAAATTTTAAAATTTCTCCCTTTAGTGCAAGGTATAAGATATTTAGCCTCTCGTCAAATTTAATGACATCGTTATCAAATTTATCTCTTTTTGAGGCGGATTTTTCATTTGCAGCTTCTACAAATTTAGCCAGCTTATACTCGCCATTTTCGTTAAAGACATCGTTAAAACTAGCAAATTTTTCATTAACTCCCAAAAGCTCGCCCACACGCTCACTTGTGATCTTTACTAATCTTTTATCCATCCACTCTTTTGGCGAGATGGCAAAAGAGAGCATTAGCTCCTCGCTACTAAGCCCAAAGAGCGTGGTTTTGGTTGAAATTTTACTTATCACAGCTCTTGAGTAAGAGCCAGCTGGAGCGATTCTGCTATCAGCTTGAGTCAAAATTTTGGCAAATTTGCTTGCATGTATCTCTAAATTTTTATTATTTTCATCGGCAAAATTTGGAGTAGCATTTAAAAGCAAAATAGCCAAAAATGCGATTTGGGAACTTTTTATAAAATTTAGTAGCCTAAAAAATCGGCTCTTTTTGCTAAATAAATTTGCCAAAAAGCCAACGCAAAGCAAAAAATATCCGATATAAGTTGGGATTTTGCCAGGATCACGGCTGATCTCAAAAGCACTTCCAAGCTCGTCAGGATCGTATGAAGACTGAAAAATTTTATAGCCATCAATCGTTAGTGGACTATTTAGCGAGATGTCGTACTTACCACCAGCGATACTTACTTTACTTGTATAAGATGATGGACTATTTAGCCCTGCATATCGCTCTAAAATGAACTCATCAAGCTTTAATGAAAATGGTAAATTTAAAGCCTTTGAGCTAAAGTAAAATTTCACCTCTTGCCCACCAAAACTTAGCACACTAGGCTCCAGCTCATATCCAGCTCCGCCTTTTAGCTTAACACTCTTTTTTTCGCCGTTAAAGCTTATTTCTAAACTAAGCGTAGCTGGAGCGTTTTTCTCATCTTTTTTATATCCAAGCAGGTTAATTATAAATTCCTTGCCGTCTATAAATTTTTTAAACTCAAAGTCGTTTTTACCAAATAAGCTTAATTTTAATGGATAACTAAAATTTTCTCCAAGCATTTCGACTCTAAGATAAGGCTTGACGCTTTGCATTAAATTTGAGCTTTGCAAGGTTCTAAGATGCATAACGCCCTCTTCGCCAAAATACCTTGTAAGCGTGGCTCCGATGAAGATAACGATAAAAGCAAGATGTATCAAAAATGCGCCAAATTTTTTATACATCTTGGTTTTTACGATACTAATGGCTAAACAAATAGTGCAAGCAAACATAACACACTCGTACCAAAGCGCTTCATAGACAAGCACTCTGGCCGTTTGTGTGTCATAAAAATTTTCTAAAAAAGTCGCAAGCCCTGCACCAAAAGCAAGAATAAATAATAATATCAAAGACAAGCGGTAGATATTTAAAATTCTCATCGCCCGCCTCTGCCTTAGATGCTATAAGTTTGTCCCGCATAAAGTATAAATACCCTAAGCAGTAAAACACCAATAACAGCCGCTAATGAACTGATATAAAAGCTAAATTTTAGGCTAGCTACTTTTTTGCCAAATGCAAAATTTAAAACAAAAGGCACAATGAAGCCAACTAGCACAACACCAAGCCAAAAGAAATTTGCCCAAACACCGCTATAAAAAGCAACAGCTGCATTTTGCTGATAACTTGAACCAAGCAAAAGCGATACAAAAAGCATTAAAATGAGTAAAATTTCAGCTCCCAAAACGCTAAATTCTACGCTATGAAGCGAATGAAGGTCGCTTGAATGTGGATCTTCTTTAAATAAAGCTGCTGCGACCAAGCTACTGCCACTTATACCAGCACTTAGTCCTGAAGCTATAAATAAAGCTGGAAGCACAGCTGTGTTTAAGAGCGGGAATCTAATCAAAACTGAGATCAAAAATCCAGTATAAGCACAAATTATTACAGCAAAAATAAGACAAATACGACTTAAAAATGGATAAAGCGGTATTAAAATTTTCATTATTAATGCAAAAAGAGTGCTAAAAGATTTTAAACTTTTGGCTAAGAAATTTGAAATCTCATCATTAAATGCATAAATGCACATCAAAAAGCTAAGCGGTATAAATACACAAAGTCCAGCAACACCGATAGACATAACTGATGTGAAATTATAATTAATCAAAATTTTCCAAAACAAAAGTGGCTTTTCAAGATCAGCTATCAAGCAAACCATACCAAGCATGATGCTAACAAATGCTAAAAGCGAAGCAGCCTTGAAAAATGGGCTAAAGCTCTCTTGCTTTTTATAGTGTTTTAAAAGTATAGCAGCGATTAGCGCTCCACCACTCATACCAGCTAGCAAAAGATAAACAGCGATCGGCCAGCCCCACTCTACTCCATGCGAAAATGTTGCAGTGAAATTTAATGCACCATCCATCTTACACCCCCATTTTTACTTTAGGAATATATCTAAGGCTTGGTTTTGTGCCAAGCTCTGCTCTTAGCCTTATGCTATCTTTTACAGCTAGTAGCTTACTGATGTGCGAATCTTCATCGTTAAGATCACCAAAGACGATCGCCTCATATCTACAAGCTTCTACGCAAGCTGGCTCTTTTTCGTCCTTTAAATTTGTATCTACGCAAAAGTTACAGCTTTGAGCTGAATGCGTAACCTTATCGATATATCTCACATCATATGGACAGGCTACGATGCAGTATTTACAGGCGATGCAGTCATCTATATTTGTAGTTTGTATGCCAGTTTTTTCGTCTTTATGACAAGCCTTGGTTGGACAAACAGCTACACAAGGCGCATCGACACACTGCTGACAAGATACTCTTACAAATCTTTTATCTAGTAAATTTTTAGGATTAGTCTTATCTTCTATAAAAAGTCTCATCTGTCCTTTTGGGACTAAATTTACCTTTCTGCAAGCTATCTCGCAGTCTGTACAGCCAACACATTTATTTTGGTCAAATATCATACCAAAGTGTGGTTTTTTTACACTTTCTTCACTCTTAAAAGCAAAACCACTACTTGCCGCACCAGCACCAGCAGCCACAACTACCATGCTTTTTAAAAAGGCTCTTCTATTTTTTTGATTTTGCATTTTTAACTCCATTTTATATCTTAATGAGGCTTTTTAATGCCCTCATTTAGTTCTTTTTCGTGAATTTTCTTTGCAGCCTCGGCTAATTCACCTGGCTTTAAGACCTTAACAAGCTCTATCTCAAAAACAATAGTCTCGCCTCCAGGTATACCCTCCATGCCGCTATCGCCATACGCAAGTTCTGGCGGGATAACAAATTTAAACTTATCGCCCTCTTTCATGAGCATTAAGCCCTCTTCAAGACCTGGGATCAAATTTAGCATAGAAAGATGAGCTGGAGCCTCTTTTGTCTCATCAAAGACCTTACCATCGATAAAGCTAGCTTTGTAGTTTGCTATGATGATACTCTCTTGTTTTGGAGTCGCTCCTTTTTTGCTTGATTTTAAAATTTCATATTGCAATTTTGATTTTGTCGTTTTTACATTTTTATTTTTTGCATTTTTATCCATAAAAGCCTTGCCTTGCTTTAAATTCTCTTTAAGTATGGCGGCTTCTTTTTCTTTTACTATCTTGTCTAAATTTTCAGCTCTTTTGTTTAGTAGCTTTGCTATCTCATCATCGCTTAGTTTTAGCTCTCCTTTTAGTGCATCACTAAAACCTTTGATAACGGCCTCAGCATCGTAGCTAATGCCTATTTGTTTTTGTTCAAGTAACCCTTTTAAAACATATCCACCACTTGTTGCTCCCATAGCATAAGACTCATTTGAATCTACATTTGCAAGCAAACCATAAGCACTTAAGCTAAGAAGTAGCGTAAATTTTAAAACCTTATTTTTCATATCAAACCCTTAAGATTAAAGGGGCTAAAACTAGCCCCTAAATGCTATAAATTTTTATTCAAAATTCTTTGAGCTTCTTTTATATACTCTTTTGATGCATCGAGTTTTTGTTTAGTAAATTTAAATCCGTGCATACCCCACGAACCATCTTTTTCAACCATATCGATGATCTCTTGAGCATTTTGGATAAGCTCATAAACTCTTACTTTATCACTTGCATCAAGTTTTTTAGTCTCAAGTAGTGAGTAAAGTCCTTCAATACCAATCTTAACTTCAGAGAATTCATTCTTAACTGGAGTTTGCCATCCCATAACTTCATCATAAACTTGTTTTTGGTTTTTGAAGTGAAGTGTTGGTTTTAGCTCAGATAATACTGGGCTATGGCAGCCTTTGGTATCTTTCATATCTTTATCAGCCCAAGATGTTCTAGCGCAAGCCCACATCAAGTCAACGTAGTTATGGCCATTTTTATCTCTCTCAAAGTGCCAATCTTTAGCATCTCTTGGACCTTTAGCAGCATCGCCTGGTACTAGAGATTTCTCTTTTGGATCAACCATGATCTTCCAGATGTGAGAGCGTCTTTGAGTATCAAAGCCAGCGTTGTCTTGGAACTGAACAGCGTAGAAATTCTCACAACTCATCATAAATGGCATGTGGCAAGATGCACAAGTGTTATCTTTGTGAGTATCTGCTTTAGATGCGATATATGCTTGAGTTTCGTGGCAATCTTTACACTCTTTTCTAATTTTTGGTTTAGTATAGAATGAGCTTAGATAGCCTTGTTCTGAGTTATAGTTCATACCTGTTACGCTCTTATCGCCTACAACTGGACCTGTGTTATCATGTGGATCGTGGCAAGTAACACATCTCATACCTTTGTCATAGTGAGCTGTAAAGTATGATTGTGAACCTTCAGAACCACATCCTGGTCCCATTGATTTAAATTTAGAGCTAAGTGATAGATCAAGCTTACCGTTATTAAGAGGATTAGCACGAGCTAGATCTGGGCTAAAGTTAAATCTTTGGTGGCAGCGTTCGCAGTTTGATGTTCTAAAATTCGTAGCGCCGTCAAGGTGACCACCGGCTCCGTGGCACTCCTCACAGCTTACGCCTTTTGAGATAGTGTGTTTTTGAAGCTCTTTGGCATTACCAAGTGCTGCGTAAAATTCTGCTTTTGATTTGAAATCGAATTTAACTGGGTGACAAACTTCACAATATGATGAGTTTGCTTGGAAAAACATCGACTTTTTATGTTTTGCGGCGTATGAAGCTAGACCTCTAACATATCCGCCATTGTCGCCATACTCTTCAAGAGTGCCAGGAAATTCTGGAACAAGCTCTTTTATCTTTTTAACAGTAGCGTCGTCTAAATTTAACGCCCATGTTCTTTGCCATTGGTTACCACCAGCTACGATCTGACCTGTGCCATCTCTTAGCAAGCCGCCCTCAACGTAGTAAGTACCACGAAGTAGCCATGCATCTACGTAGCCCATTTTGGTTCTTAAGTGACCAACGGTTGCGTAGATGACATCTGGAGTGATACCTTTTGGAAGGATAGAAGCGGTATCTTTGTCAAATACTGGCTCAGTTAGGTTGTTATTAACCTCTGGGTGCTCACCAGGAAAACGCATAGTAGTTGCGTGGCGAGATCTGCTCCACACTTCATACTGAGCTGGGTGACACTCACCGCACTTTTCTGGTCCTACAAATTTATTAGGAAACTGAAGCGATGAAGTGGCTGGAATTCTATACATCATAGAGCTATAACCCTTACCGCCATCTCTTTTACTAAGCTTTGACATATCAAAGCCATGTCCCTCGGCAAGCCACTCTAAGCCACGGTCGTGAACGACCATTTTACCGACGGTTTTACCACCATATTTTGTAAAAATAGGGTGGTTTTTAAATAACCAGTTATACATCTCTTGCTCTTCTACAACGTAGTCTTGCAAGGAGATAACACCTCTACTTTGCAGTGTGCCTTTAGGATTTGCGATAACATCACGTGCTTTATCGGACATCTGCATATTATGCTCTTCGCAACAGGCTTGTGAAGCGAAGATGCTAACACCCATGAGCAAACCAGCTAAGGCTTTTTGTAGATTTCTCATGTGCCCTCCTTTAAATTTTTTATCCTAAAATCAAAATGATTTCATACTGATAATACTAACACCAAAAAAGGGTAGAAAAGGGGGAATTTTAATAAATTATAAATTTTCGAAACTAATTGTAAATGTAATACTATTTTCATCTACGTTTCTAGCAAAGATTAGGGCGTTATTTTTGCTAGCGATTAGTCGGCTCATATATAGGCCAAGCCCGCTACCAGACTCTTTTGTGCTAAAGTGTGGCTCAAAGATAACCTTTAAAAACGAAGCTTTTATCGCTCCTGCATTATTTTGCACGCATAAATTTTTACGATTATCTTTTACAAAAGTATAAATTTTTATTACTCTTGGCTTTACATAGCTTTGTTTAAATGCATCTTTTGCGTTATTTATAATATTTATTAAAATTTGAATTATTTCATTAAAATTTGCAAAAATCGTAAAATTTTCTCTTATATCGATCTCTACTTCGATTTGATATTTCTTAAGTGAGGCGTTTAGAATTTTTATAGTCTGATTTACTACTTCCTCTACGCTAAACTCCCTTTTTAAAGTATTTGGCTTAAAAAAGTTTTTAAAATCATCAACCGTTTCAGACATAAAATTTATCTGCTTGCTAGTCTCTTCTATAAACTCATAAATTTTTGCTTCATCAAGCTTTTTTCGCTCCTGATAGAGTTCTAAATTTATTAAAGCTGAGCTGATTTGAGCTAAAGGCTGCTTCCACTGATGTGAGATATTGCCTATCATCTCGCCCATTGAGGCTAGGCGGCTTTGATGTATCATTAGCTGCTCGGTCTGTCTTTTGCTCTCTTCTCCGCGCCTATGCATCTTATAAACAATTAGCAAAAATATCCCAAATATAAAGGCTATCGCGCTCATTATGATGACAACCTCTTTTAAATGGTAAGAAAAAATGGCACGTAGTGGGATTTTAAAAGATAGCATTGCCATCATCTCACTTGCTTCAGAAATTTTTCCATTTGAAATTTCATAACGATCCAACATCTGTTTTGGAGCACTTTCGCTATTGTGACAGGCTAAGCAAGATGTATTTTGACTTCTTATAGGAAGCCCTACAAAAAATTGTGAGCCATTTTCATCTTTTATAATCTTTGAAAATTTACTAAATTTATTCTCTTTAAAGCCTCTTAATACCTGCGCTTCAAATTCATTTGGCTCATGAGCTTTATTTAAAGGCGCCATGGCGACTAGTTTGTAGTCAAAGTCAAGATTGTATTTTTTCTTTTGGATATTATAAATTTCACGGCTTATATATGAAGATGAAAGCAATCTCTCGTCAAAAAAATCCTCTTTTATAATGCCATCATGTTTTAGCTGCTCTATTAGCGGACGCTGAACGCCTGCAATGTACTCTCTTACAGAATTTATACTCTCAAGCACATAATACGCCTCTTTTTTGGCATCTTTCATTGCAAGATTATTATAAAAATTTAAAACAAGTGCGGATATTAAGAGATAAACAAAGATAAAAACACTTACGATTAGCTGAAATTTATATTTCACAAAGATAACCTACACCGTATAAATTTTTAATCACATCTTTGCCAAGCTTCCTTCTAAGCTCTTTTACGATCGTCTTTATCGCCTCTTTGCTTGGCTGCTCATACTCCCAAATATAATCAAAAATTTGTTCATAAGTTATAGTTTGATTTTTGTTGTTTAAAAAATACTCTAAAAGCCTACTTTCACTCTTACTTAGATGAGAAATTTCACCATTTATATAAAGTACTTTTTTGCCAAAATCGTATTCTAATTCATCATTTAGCCTAAGAGTAGGTTTGCGTCCAACAAGCTCTAAAGCAACGTCTTCTAGGGCCTTTATAAATGATTTTTTATCATATGGCTTTGCAAGATATCTTGTGATCTTTAGCTCAACCGCTCTCCACAAATACTCTTGCTCGACATGGCTTGATAAGATCACGATAGGAATTTTTTGATTTATGGTTCTTACTTTTTTAGCGATCTCTAGGCCATCGATGTTTGGCACGCTTATATCAAGCACCAAAACATCATAAGCATCGCTCATCGCTAGCTCAAGTGCATCATAGCCATCTGTTACACCATTTACTTCGGCAAAAAATAGTTCCAAAGAAGCACAAATATTTTTTAAAATCGCCTCTTCATCTTCAAGGCAAAGGACCTTTTTATTTGATAAAACGTCTAAAATATCATATTCTTGCATAGCTTCATCTCGCTTTTTGAGCAGATATTATCACTTGGTAGCTTAAAAAATAAGATTATCTAAAAAATAATTCATACCAATATAAAAAACAGATTACTTTTAAAAATTAAACTATAAATTTTTGTTGAAGTGATTTGAAGTCTTGATTAAAATTTTTCTATGAGTACTATTTTGGATTTTTCTAAAAATTTTAGCTATCAATCAATTTAAAAAAGAAAGATAGCTATATTTATAGTATAAATTTTAGTTGCCTCTGCTTCCAGGTTTGATCGCTTTGCTTCCATTTTTACAAAGTGGGCAATGCTCAGGCTCATAAATTTCAAACTCAAAATTTCCTAAAGCAAAAAATGGCTTATCGCTTGGCAGTTTTGCATTTGGCTTGGCCTTATTGTCTAAATTTGTAACCTTACAAAAGCCACGATTCGCAAGTGCTGCAAAGCCAACTACCTCACCACCAAGGCTCTCTATCACGTGCGCTGCTTCAAGTGCCGAGCCGCCAGTCGTGATGATGTCCTCACAAACGATAAATTTCTCACCCTTTTTTACCTCAAAACCGCGCCTAAGACTCATTGCCTTTTCAACTCGCTCTGTAAATATAAATCGCTTCTTTGCTGCGCGAGCTAGCTCATAGCCAGCTAAAATTCCTCCAAGTGCAGGCGAGCAAACGCTATCAAATTTAATACCAAATTTCTCTATCACACGGGCAAGCTCGTCAGCTAGCTTTCCAGCCAAAGCTGGGTCTTCAAGCACCTTTGCGCTTTGGAGATAAAACTGCGAGTGAT comes from Campylobacter concisus and encodes:
- the pyrE gene encoding orotate phosphoribosyltransferase; translation: MDLEKIYKEAGAYLEGHFLLSSGNHSQFYLQSAKVLEDPALAGKLADELARVIEKFGIKFDSVCSPALGGILAGYELARAAKKRFIFTERVEKAMSLRRGFEVKKGEKFIVCEDIITTGGSALEAAHVIESLGGEVVGFAALANRGFCKVTNLDNKAKPNAKLPSDKPFFALGNFEFEIYEPEHCPLCKNGSKAIKPGSRGN
- a CDS encoding tetratricopeptide repeat protein, with the protein product MKKSLVLLFACLGLLNAGYIKEALSAKDDHNKLAQIYEDACDKEKKASGCYNLAVLYSRGDGNVKKDEAKAAMLYEKACDQNFSMACSNLGYVYEKGKGVEKDLAKAVKFYEKACSDNEGCTELGLLYANGTGVTKDIKKAKELYEKACKAGDGIGCSNLGYLYAQGEGVEKDYAKAKVNYEMACANEAGIGCDNLGFLYVYAQGVDQNLTKATKLYEQACIYGYEKGCNNYAIMLAEGKGVKEDVEEAREIFTRSCKNGLKEACENLEILGKH
- a CDS encoding multiheme c-type cytochrome → MRNLQKALAGLLMGVSIFASQACCEEHNMQMSDKARDVIANPKGTLQSRGVISLQDYVVEEQEMYNWLFKNHPIFTKYGGKTVGKMVVHDRGLEWLAEGHGFDMSKLSKRDGGKGYSSMMYRIPATSSLQFPNKFVGPEKCGECHPAQYEVWSRSRHATTMRFPGEHPEVNNNLTEPVFDKDTASILPKGITPDVIYATVGHLRTKMGYVDAWLLRGTYYVEGGLLRDGTGQIVAGGNQWQRTWALNLDDATVKKIKELVPEFPGTLEEYGDNGGYVRGLASYAAKHKKSMFFQANSSYCEVCHPVKFDFKSKAEFYAALGNAKELQKHTISKGVSCEECHGAGGHLDGATNFRTSNCERCHQRFNFSPDLARANPLNNGKLDLSLSSKFKSMGPGCGSEGSQSYFTAHYDKGMRCVTCHDPHDNTGPVVGDKSVTGMNYNSEQGYLSSFYTKPKIRKECKDCHETQAYIASKADTHKDNTCASCHMPFMMSCENFYAVQFQDNAGFDTQRRSHIWKIMVDPKEKSLVPGDAAKGPRDAKDWHFERDKNGHNYVDLMWACARTSWADKDMKDTKGCHSPVLSELKPTLHFKNQKQVYDEVMGWQTPVKNEFSEVKIGIEGLYSLLETKKLDASDKVRVYELIQNAQEIIDMVEKDGSWGMHGFKFTKQKLDASKEYIKEAQRILNKNL
- a CDS encoding c-type heme family protein, with product MKYKFQLIVSVFIFVYLLISALVLNFYNNLAMKDAKKEAYYVLESINSVREYIAGVQRPLIEQLKHDGIIKEDFFDERLLSSSYISREIYNIQKKKYNLDFDYKLVAMAPLNKAHEPNEFEAQVLRGFKENKFSKFSKIIKDENGSQFFVGLPIRSQNTSCLACHNSESAPKQMLDRYEISNGKISEASEMMAMLSFKIPLRAIFSYHLKEVVIIMSAIAFIFGIFLLIVYKMHRRGEESKRQTEQLMIHQSRLASMGEMIGNISHQWKQPLAQISSALINLELYQERKKLDEAKIYEFIEETSKQINFMSETVDDFKNFFKPNTLKREFSVEEVVNQTIKILNASLKKYQIEVEIDIRENFTIFANFNEIIQILINIINNAKDAFKQSYVKPRVIKIYTFVKDNRKNLCVQNNAGAIKASFLKVIFEPHFSTKESGSGLGLYMSRLIASKNNALIFARNVDENSITFTISFENL
- a CDS encoding response regulator transcription factor, coding for MQEYDILDVLSNKKVLCLEDEEAILKNICASLELFFAEVNGVTDGYDALELAMSDAYDVLVLDISVPNIDGLEIAKKVRTINQKIPIVILSSHVEQEYLWRAVELKITRYLAKPYDKKSFIKALEDVALELVGRKPTLRLNDELEYDFGKKVLYINGEISHLSKSESRLLEYFLNNKNQTITYEQIFDYIWEYEQPSKEAIKTIVKELRRKLGKDVIKNLYGVGYLCEI
- the nrfD gene encoding NrfD/PsrC family molybdoenzyme membrane anchor subunit produces the protein MDGALNFTATFSHGVEWGWPIAVYLLLAGMSGGALIAAILLKHYKKQESFSPFFKAASLLAFVSIMLGMVCLIADLEKPLLFWKILINYNFTSVMSIGVAGLCVFIPLSFLMCIYAFNDEISNFLAKSLKSFSTLFALIMKILIPLYPFLSRICLIFAVIICAYTGFLISVLIRFPLLNTAVLPALFIASGLSAGISGSSLVAAALFKEDPHSSDLHSLHSVEFSVLGAEILLILMLFVSLLLGSSYQQNAAVAFYSGVWANFFWLGVVLVGFIVPFVLNFAFGKKVASLKFSFYISSLAAVIGVLLLRVFILYAGQTYSI
- a CDS encoding FKBP-type peptidyl-prolyl cis-trans isomerase, which gives rise to MKNKVLKFTLLLSLSAYGLLANVDSNESYAMGATSGGYVLKGLLEQKQIGISYDAEAVIKGFSDALKGELKLSDDEIAKLLNKRAENLDKIVKEKEAAILKENLKQGKAFMDKNAKNKNVKTTKSKLQYEILKSSKKGATPKQESIIIANYKASFIDGKVFDETKEAPAHLSMLNLIPGLEEGLMLMKEGDKFKFVIPPELAYGDSGMEGIPGGETIVFEIELVKVLKPGELAEAAKKIHEKELNEGIKKPH
- a CDS encoding 4Fe-4S dicluster domain-containing protein; protein product: MQNQKNRRAFLKSMVVVAAGAGAASSGFAFKSEESVKKPHFGMIFDQNKCVGCTDCEIACRKVNLVPKGQMRLFIEDKTNPKNLLDKRFVRVSCQQCVDAPCVAVCPTKACHKDEKTGIQTTNIDDCIACKYCIVACPYDVRYIDKVTHSAQSCNFCVDTNLKDEKEPACVEACRYEAIVFGDLNDEDSHISKLLAVKDSIRLRAELGTKPSLRYIPKVKMGV
- the ccsA gene encoding cytochrome c biogenesis protein translates to MRILNIYRLSLILLFILAFGAGLATFLENFYDTQTARVLVYEALWYECVMFACTICLAISIVKTKMYKKFGAFLIHLAFIVIFIGATLTRYFGEEGVMHLRTLQSSNLMQSVKPYLRVEMLGENFSYPLKLSLFGKNDFEFKKFIDGKEFIINLLGYKKDEKNAPATLSLEISFNGEKKSVKLKGGAGYELEPSVLSFGGQEVKFYFSSKALNLPFSLKLDEFILERYAGLNSPSSYTSKVSIAGGKYDISLNSPLTIDGYKIFQSSYDPDELGSAFEISRDPGKIPTYIGYFLLCVGFLANLFSKKSRFFRLLNFIKSSQIAFLAILLLNATPNFADENNKNLEIHASKFAKILTQADSRIAPAGSYSRAVISKISTKTTLFGLSSEELMLSFAISPKEWMDKRLVKITSERVGELLGVNEKFASFNDVFNENGEYKLAKFVEAANEKSASKRDKFDNDVIKFDERLNILYLALKGEILKFIPAKNGDKLTWLGVNESFGSSEISSELKSVLGAYIENLSLCVKSGECKEADRSLEKISSYQRNTLGSLVPSEAKVELEVLYNQMEIFKFLIYFYMILGLVSLALGFYRLFSGKKFRFESALSLAFYFGFAVHLLNLALRAYISGHAPWSDAYESLVYISLASVLAGVLFFKHQNFALGAASLFASVSLLVAHLNFINPQITNLVPVLKSFWLSVHVSVITASYGFLGFSFVLGLLGLLLMAIKNQKNEQKLSEQIRYLAATDELSLIIGLSLLTIGNFLGGVWANESWGRYWGWDSKESWSYITIIIYAIVLHLRFIPRLKNIFTFLVASVLSFGSVIFTYFGVNFYLSGLHSYANGDGFSVSNLLYLLLMLLALLIAFAYRGKDIKEI